The Engystomops pustulosus chromosome 4, aEngPut4.maternal, whole genome shotgun sequence genome contains a region encoding:
- the LOC140127154 gene encoding carboxypeptidase A1-like — MKILIAFSVFLAAVFSHKTFVGDQILRAHPKDNAQLNILRELEAMNHLQVDYWRSPSKPNLPVDMRVPNTVLQQVKIFLESNSIDYTIMIEDVQELLDQEQEQIKSAKFHERSTNSFSYSTYHTIEEIYRWIDSLVMDYPKLVSKIDIGQSYEGRPIYALKFSTSGNKPAIWIDTGIHSREWITQATGIWTAKKIASSYGVDSSLTDILDNMDIFLEIVTNPDGYAYTHSTNRMWRKTRSINVGSSCVGVDPNRNWNAGFGGPGSSSNPCGETYHGAYPHSEPEVNSIVDFILAHGNVKAMLTIHSYSQMLLFPYGYTNELAPDHKELMELAKRTATALASLHGTKYTYGTTIATIYQADGTTTDWAYNNGIKYSYTFELRDTGKYGFILPAEQIIPTAEETWLALMTIMEHVKDHPY; from the exons ATGAAGATCTTGATAGCTTTCAGCGTTTTCTTGGCAGCGGTATTCAGCCACAAGACTTTTGTTGG AGATCAGATTTTACGTGCACATCCCAAAGATAATGCACAGTTGAATATTTTAAGAGAATTGGAAGCCATGAATCATTTACAG GTTGATTACTGGCGCAGTCCTTCAAAACCTAATCTACCTGTTGACATGAGAGTACCTAACACTGTTTTACAGCAAGTTAAGATATTTCTGGAGTCAAACAGCATTGATTACACCATCATGATAGAGGATGTCCAG GAACTTTTGGACCAGGAGCAAGAACAAATAAAATCTGCAAAGTTTCATGAGAGAAGTACTAATAGCTTTAGTTACTCCACTTATCACACAATAGAAGAG ATTTATCGCTGGATTGACAGTTTGGTGATGGATTATCCAAAACTCGTTAGCAAAATTGATATTGGTCAAAGCTATGAAGGTCGTCCAATATATGCTTTGAAG TTTAGCACAAGTGGGAACAAACCAGCTATTTGGATCGACACTGGAATTCATTCTCGCGAGTGGATTACCCAGGCCACAGGAATATGGACCGCTAAAAAG ATTGCAAGTAGCTATGGTGTTGACTCATCACTGACAGATATTCTGGACAACATGGACATATTTTTGGAAATTGTAACTAACCCTGATGGTTATGCATACACCCATAGTACG AACCGTATGTGGAGAAAGACCAGGTCGATCAACGTGGGCTCCTCTTGTGTTGGTGTGGATCCCAACAGGAATTGGAATGCAGGCTTTGGAG GTCCTGGTTCCAGCAGTAATCCATGTGGTGAGACATATCATGGAGCATATCCTCACTCTGAACCTGAAGTGAACTCTATTGTGGATTTTATCTTGGCTCATGGCAATGTGAAGGCTATGCTTACCATACACAGCTACTCGCAGATGCTTCTCTTTCCTTATGGCTACACCAATGAACTGGCACCTGACCACAAAGAACTG ATGGAACTGGCCAAGCGAACAGCGACTGCTTTAGCATCCTTACATGGAACTAAGTATACTTATGGGACCACTATTGCCACAATTT ACCAAGCAGATGGCACAACAACCGACTGGGCCTATAATAATGGCATCAAGTATTCCTACACCTTTGAATTAAGAGATACTGGAAAGTATGGCTTTATCCTTCCTGCTGAACAGATCATACCCACAGCAGAAGAAACTTGGCTGGCACTTATGACAATTATGGAACATGTCAAAGATCACCCATATTAA